The Kaistella daneshvariae genomic sequence TTCCGAAGCGCTGAGCAGAATCATCAATTATCCTGCCCGTGGCATCGGTGAAACCACGCAGAATAAACTGATTGTTTTTGCAGACAGCCAAAATATTTCCGTAGCTCAAGTCCTTGATAATTTGGGTTTTTACGCGCCGAATCTTCAGCTCAATAATGGAATTCTGACCAAACTTTCGGATTTCTGGTCGATGATTAAAGCTTTTCAGGTGATGCTGAAAACCGAAAACGCCTACAATGTCGCGATGGAAGTCGCGAAAAGAACGGGAATGATTAAGTTTTTAAAAGACGACCAGACACCGGAAGGAATTTCCCGCGTCGAAAACGTTCAGGAATTGATGAACTCCATGCAGGGTTTCATCGAAGAACAGCAACAGCTCGAAGACGGCGATCCGTCTCTTGCCAATTTTCTAGAAAATATTGCTCTATCAGCGGACACCCAAACCGATAAAAACGACGATGGTGACAAAGTTTCTTTGATGACCATTCACCTTTCAAAAGGTTTGGAATTTCCCGTGGTTCACCTGGTAGGTTTGGAAGAAAATTTATTTCCGAGCTTTATGAGTTCGTCCACGCGAGAGGAACTGGAGGAGGAGCGCCGTTTGTTTTATGTGGCACTTACACGAGCAGAAAAACAGGCGTATTTCACCTATGCCATTTCGCGGTTCCAATGGGGAAAAATTACCGATGCAGAACCTTCACGTTTTTTAAGTGAGGTCGATGAGAAATATCTGGAATTTGTAAATCCGGCGGTGGAAAGCCGCTTTGTAAATCATTCCGGCTTAAAGTCCAACATTTTTGATGATGATGTTGCGGAATCCCGCTTTTTCAAAAAGAAAGAACCGAAGAAAAGCATTGAAAGAAATGAGCCGTTGGCGAAGCCACAGAACTTAAAACCAGTCGCTACGGCGCGGATCATCAATCCCAGCGGCGCCTCGTCGCAGGATATTGAAGTTGGTGATCAGGTTCGTCATGACCGTTTCGGCGTAGGTGAAGTTATTTTTCTCGATGGAACGGATCCGCAAAACATTAAAGCAAAGGTAAAATTTCAGCACGAAGGCGAAAAGAATTTAATTTTAAAATTCGCGAAGCTTACAAAAATCTAGTGCTTTAACGGCCAATTTTTCTGTTTCAAATTTAAATGAAAAAAGTGCGGTTAAACTGCACTTTTTTATTTGGCTAAAAGCAAAAAATTAGCTGCTTTAACGGCAAATTTTTTCACTTTAAAATGTTTGAATAAAACGCAGAAAATTTCCAAAATTGAAAAATATCCTGCTAAAAAGGCAAATTTTTTGGTTTTAAATTGATGACAAGGAAACTTAACTAAAAAAATTAGCTGCTTTAACGGTAAATTTTTCGGTTTGTAAGTTGGAAACTTTTTTGACAAACAAAAAATTACCTGCTTTATCGGCATTTTTTTCTATTTCACCAATTCTTCAAAAAGACGCTCGAAAGTCGCATCTAAATCCTGTGTTTTTCCGGGATGCGGACGCGAAGTCTGAATAACCGAACTGCGAACCGCCGTCAGCCAGCGGAATCTTTCCGGAATATCGAAAGCGGCAATCTCACCGCCGGCAGCATTGCCGTTGGCTACATTCTTAAAATTTTCCAGATTTTTCTGCACATCTTCATAATCCAGTTTCGAATGCATCAAACGGAATTTGTCCGGACACAAATGAAATTCAAAACGGATGTATTTTTCTTTTTTGGAAAACATAATGAGCCCAATGTTGAAAAATTCTTCTCTTTCAACCTTCGGTACGAGTCGAATTACCGCGTATTCGTAAATTTTAACCTCTTGCATTTTTCGCTTCGTTTAGAAAGTTTACGGAATGATCGCGGCGCAATTTTAGGAAATTATAATACACTTCTTTAATTTGCTCCGGCGAATTGTCGGTGTCGTTCCAGTCCAGCCATTCCAGCGGAATAAGTTCTACAATTTCATGCAAAATTTCATCAGTCAAAACCGACTTTGCAAATTCATCAGCTTCGTCCAATTTCGTCGCCTGGGACAGCAAAACGTGATCTTTAATATACACAAATGGACTCAACGCGTGTTTTTCAAAATTCATCCAGGAGTGGTGAAAATATAGTGAAGCGCCGTTATCGATGACCCAAAGCTCTTTATGCCACATCAGCAGATTCGTATTCTTAAAAGTACGGTCGATATTGGTAATATACGCATCTAGCCAGACAATTTTAGAGGCTAAAAGTGGATCGATTTTCACCGAGGGATCGTAGGCGATTGCACCGGAAAGAAAATGAAGTCCTAAATTTAAACCTTCAGAAAACTTCAGCAAATCCTGAATTTCTTCGTCCGCTTCTGTTCTTCCAAAATCAACATCTAAATTTGCGAAAACCAGCTCCGGCAAAGGCAGGCCTAAAACCTGAGCAATTTTTCCACCCAGAAGTTCTGAGATGAGCATTTTCACGCCGTGGCCTGCTCCACGGAACTTTAAAACATATTTAAAGTCGTCATCAGCTTCCGCTAAAGCCGGCAAAGAACCACCTTCGCGCAAAGGCAAAATATACCGCATCACCGTAACTGTCCGAGGCTTTAAATCTGGCATAGGGCAAAAATAAGGATTTAAATAAAGAAAAAGTTATCCAAAAGAATACTTTTTAAAACGAAAAAATTTGCCGCTAAAGCAGGTTATTTTTTCGGTTCTTTAAAACTTTCGTCTTTAAACATAATATTGTACACCAGAAAAAGTCCGAGGCCGATGGCAATTAAAAAGAAAATAAAAGGCAAAACGCCGTAACCTAAAATAGTAAAAGCAGACGGAATGCGCATCAGCAGCGCAGCGCCGATGATCATCGCGGCAATAATTAAGCCGACGGTAATGCGGTTTGCGATTTTCTGAAAACCGTCCGTGAGGCGTTTTTCGTCCAGCGCCTGAATTTTAAGTTCTAACTGATTATTTGCGAGATTTTCGGTGATTTTATTTAAACGGCTCGGTAAATTTTCAACCAGCTTTTTGTTGTCGAGCAGAAAACCATAGAGGTTTTCGGGTTTCAGCTCGTTTTTCATCCGCTTATTCACCATTTTTTCCATAAAGCGGCGAATTGCTTGTTGAAGATCGTATTTTGGTGTAAGTACGGCAATGATTTGATCAAGATTCAGCAAAATTTTACCTAAAATATTCAGCTCCACCGCTATTTTAATTTCGTCATTTGCAGCAATTCGGTTCATTTGCAGGACAATGCGGCCGGTTTCCATGTCTTCAGCGGCGGTGCTTGTACTTTCTAAAACCAGTCGGTTGATGTTTTTACGGAAACTTGCGATTTTGGTTTTGTCGTAATCGAAATCGCTCATTTCCAGCAGCGCGTCCGACATCGCATCGCCGTCTTTTTTGCTGATGCTCACCATGAGCATCATGATTTTTTCCATCATTTGCGGGCTGAATTTCGCTACCATACCCAAATCCATCAAAATGACTTTATTATCGGGCGTGAGGTGAATATTTCCCGGATGCGGATCGGCGTGCGCAAAACCATCAACCACAATTTGCTGTAAATATGCTTCCACCAAATCGTCGATGATCGGCGTAAAATCTGTTTCGACTTTCTTCAGATTTCCAAGTGAGGTGATTTTTTTACCTTCTATATAATCCATCGTCAGGACTTTTGACGAAGAATATTCTTTTACCGGCGCGGGGATCAGCAGGTTTTTGAATTTTTTTAGATTTTCTCTTAACGTTAAAAGATTTTGCGCTTCTTTGTTATAATCAAGTTCATTCAGCAAAATAAAACGCAGTTCTTCTACGACATTATCCAACGCGTATTTCCGCGCACCTTTGGAATAATTAACGGCTAAATCCGCCATTTTTTGTAAAGTTTCCAAATCGGAAATAAAATTTTTCCGAACGCCCGGGCGCTGAATTTTCACTGCCACTTCGCGGCCGGAGTGCAGAACCGCGCGGTGAACCTGGCCAATGGAAGCGCTTGCAAGCGGCTCGGGATTAAATTCAACAAAAGCTTTGCTGATGCTGACGCCAATTTCTTCCTCGAAAATCTTCTCAACTTCTTCATACGAAATGGTTTCCACGTCGTCCTGCAAATTGGCAAGCGCTTTAAGGTAATTATCGGGTAATAAATCTGGACGTGTGGAAAGAAGCTGGCCCAATTTCACGAAAGTTGGGCCCATTTTTTTTAAATCTTCCACCAATTCTTCCGGCTTTTGCGAGAAATCCTGTGAATTTTCGGTCGGGGCAGTTTCGCCTAAAGCGGTTTCCGTGGTGGATTTTACAACATCGCTGTTGTAGTATTTTAGAATAAATGCAAAAAATTTAGCATAATTATCGAAATTTTCCAGAGCCATAATTTATTTTTTTCGCTATACAGAAAAAAATGTACCACAAAGTATTATTAAATAAGGATTTAGGTGGAATTTGGTAATTCCGGAAAATTGGTACTTTTAGCAGGGAATTTTTGAAAGAGTAATTTGAAAGGAAAAGTTTGTGCTAATCGTTATGATAAGGTTTTCCTTGGAGAATTTGGTCGGCGCGGTAAATCTGTTCCAGGAAAAAAAGCCGGATCATCTGGTGCGTAAAAGTCATTTTGGAAAGTGAAATTTTTTCATTCGCGCGGTTGTAAATTTCATCGGAAAAACCATAAGCGCCGCCAACAATGAACACGACTTTCTTAATGCTGGCAGACATCCACTGATCGATTTTTCCGGCGAACTGGCGGCTCGTCCATTGCGCGCCTTTTTCGTCCAAAATCACCACATAATCGGAGTTTTCAATAAAGTTCAAAAATAATTTGCCTTCTTCTTTTTTTAGCAGCTCGGGTGTAAGGTTTTTCGCATTTTTAACATCAGCGATTTCGGTTAATTCAAAATTCCAGTATTTTGGCAGCCGATTTTCGTAATATTTCAGCAGCGCGGCAATTTCCTTATCCGCCGTTTTGCCCATACACACTAAATTGATTCGCATTTCATATCTTTGTTTTGCAAATATAAATTAATGGATATAAAAACTCCTAGATTCATCATTAAAATACGGGATTTTCTGGATGAGATTCATATTCCATTTTTAGGGATTTCTCTTCTTAAGATGTTCGAAATTTATGGTGAGGGCGTTTTCAAAATGCAGATTGGCCGCAGCGCCGCGAGCATTTCCTGGAGTTTTTTCCTCAGCCTTTTTCCTTTCATTCTTTTCTTATTGTCGATGCTGCCTTATTTGCCGCATTACGACAAACTTCAGTTTTATATTTTCGAGGTTCTGATGAACAATATTTTGCCGGCGCACATCCAAAAAGATGTTACCGGCTATATTCAGAATTTCATCCTTCCAAATATTAAAAACATCAGCAATCTCACAATTATTTTCGCGATGATTTTCGCGGTGAACGGCACGCATTCACTGATCAACGGCTTTAATATTCACACCAATCTTCAGCGCGGTGTAGTGAAAGAATATCTGGTTGCTTTTGGGATTACCATTGCATTTATTTTACTGATTGTTGTTTCGCTTTTGGGCGTGTACTACAGCGAAGTGGTGCTGAAACTTTTCACACCGGAAATCAATATTTCCTGGCTAGTGGATAACATGTCGAGGATCATCGGATTTATCTCGTTTCCGGTCTTTTATTTTATCTTACTGGGCTTGTTTTATTGGGTTGGCTGCCTGAAAATAGCCTCGTTTAAACAGGCCATTCCGGGTGCGATTTTAACCACGATTTTATTTGTGGTTGTTACCTATTTTTTTGCCATTTATGTTCGGAATTTTGCGCGCTATAACGTACTTTACGGATCGATCGGCACCATAATATTGGTGATGATTTGGGTGAATATCAACATCATTTTAATTCTGCTCGGAAATGAGCTGAACATCGCCATTAAAAAAGTGCGGGTGGAAAAAATGATTGCGGATGAAATCTACACAAACAGCCTGCAAATCACCAAAGAGCAAATGGAAATTAATGACGACCTGGAAGATCATCACCACATCACGGTTCAGTAATTATTCTGCCTCAGCGCGCGCTTCTTTCTTTTTACCAATATATTTCAACAGCGAAAAACCGGCAAATCCGGATAAAACCGAGGCGACCAAAATGGCGAATTTCGCTTCATCCTGAATTTCCGGATGTCCTTTAAAAGATAAAAGCGAAATAAAAATAGACATGGTGAAACCAATTCCGGCCAATAGTCCGGCGCCCAACATTTGCGACCAGGAACTTTGGTCCGGTAAGGTGCTGATTTTTAGTTTAATAAAAATCCAAGAGAACAAGTTAATTCCGATAATTTTGCCAAAAAAGAGCCCAAAAATTATTCCGTAACCGAAATTCGAAAATAACCCATCGACCATGCCCGATTTAAACATGATATTCGTATTCGCAAGCGCGAAAATCGGCATGATGAGGAAGTTAACGGGCAGATGAAGCTTATGTTCCATTTCTTCCAGCGGCGAACTTACAGTTACTGATTTATTAGTCGGAATGGTGAATGCCAAGACGACACCTGCTATTGTGGCGTGAATGCCCGAATTGTGCATGAAATACCACAGAAAAATTCCTGGTATAATGTACCAAAAATGCCGGATTTTATTCAGCAGATTAAAAACTACAAGCAGTGCCACCATCAGCGCGCTTAAACCCAAATACATCCAGTTGATTTGGTCGGTGTAGAAAATCGCGATTACCAGAATAGCACCCAAATCATCAACAATTGCCAGTGCTGCCAAAAATATTTTCAATGAAAGGGGAACGCGTTTTCCCAACATCGAAAGAATTGCCAGCGAAAAAGCAATATCGGTCGCCGTAGGAATTGCCCAGCCGCCGGCGTATTCCGTGCCGTGGTTAAAAAGCACGTAAATAAGTGCCGGAACGAGCATTCCGCCGACTGCGGCGATAATCGGTAGCGACGCGGATTTAAAATTGGAAAGTTCACCTTCGACGATCTCCCGCTTGATTTCCAAGCCGACCAGAAGAAAAAAAACGGCCATTAAACCATCATTAATCCAGATGCTGATTGGATAATTCAGGTGGAAAATTTCTGTGCCAATTTTGGTGTCTAGAAGATTTTGAAACGCTTCGCCAGCCGAAGAGTTTGCAATGAAAAGCGAAATTAAAACACATAAAATAAGAAGTATTCCTGATGACTGCGAACTGTTGAGGAATTTTTTAAAATAGTCGGTGATAAGCATGGAAAAATTTAAAGGTTAAAGTCGCTTGATGCGTGATACGCCGTTGATGTTTTTTAGCTGCTTGAAAGTTTCGTCCAGCTGGCTGCGGTTTTTTACTTCAAGATTAATGTTGCCTATGAAAATGCCGTTGTTGGACTCAATCGACATGCTTTTCATGTCCATATTCATATTGTTGCTTATGACGGCAGTAATATCGTTGATCATTCCCATTCGGTCCAGACCTTCAATCTCAATTTTAATTCTATTGCGGAAGCTTTCTTCATTCACCCATTTCGCCGGCAAAACGCGGTAATCGTATTGTGCGCGCAGGTTGATGGCATTTGGACAATTATCGTTATGAACTTTAATTCCGTCCGAAATCGTGATGAAACCGAATATTTTATCACCCGGAATTACAGTGCAGCATTTGGCGAAAGAATAGTTCATTTTCTCCTCATCTTTGCCAAAAACAATCATATCCAGATTGGTCGCCGGCGTTTCTTCGTAAATCGTGTTTTTCTCCGGCGACTTGCGGAAGCGCTGCAAAATATTGCTAAAAATGCCTTTTCCTTCGGTATATTTTTTAACATCGCTGATGTCAAGCTGGCCATTTTGGAATTTTAAAAAGAGTTCCTGCGAAGATTTCAAGCCGAAAAACTTTTGCATTTTATTGATCTCCTCATCATTGAAATTGATTTTCGCGTGACGCATTTTGCGCTGCAGAATTTCTTTTCCTTCTTCGGAAAGCTGGTTTTTTTCCGAGTTTAAAATGGCTTTTATTTTGGATTTTGCTTTAGACGTCACCACAAATTCCAACCAGTCGGCTTTCGGCTTTTGGTTTTGTGATGACAAAATATCCACCTGATCGCCGTTCTTCAAAACATAGGAAATCGGCACCAATTTTCCGTTGACTTTCGCGCCGAGACATTTGGTTCCAAGATCGGAGTGTACCGAAAAAGCAAAGTCTAAAGCGGTAGAGTTTATCGGTAAAATCTTGATTTCACCTTTCGGCGTAAAGACGAAAACTTCTTTGGAATACAGATTTAATTTAATGTCATCCAGCAATTCCGTTGTAGAAAGTGACTGCTGATTTTCCAGCACTTCACGGATTTCCGCCACCCATGTTTCGAAATTTTTCTCATCCTGATTCTGGTTAAAACCTTCTTTGTATTTGTAATGAGCGGCGACGCCTTTTTCGGCAATATCGTCCATTCTTTCAGAACGGATCTGCACTTCAATCCATCTTTTATCCGGGCCTAAAATGGTAAGGTGTAAACTTTCGTAACCCGTAGAACGCGGCCGCGAAATCCAGTCGCGCATGCGGTGCGGATTGCTGTGGTACAAATCTGTTACGATGGAATAAATTTTCCAGGCGAGAAACTTTTCGTTTTTAGCGTCCGATTTATAAATAATACGGATGGCGTAATTATCAAAAACTTCATCGAAAGTTACGCCCTGCTTCAGCATTTTGCGGTAAATGGATGAAATTGCTTTTGCGCGGCCTTTGATGGAGACATTTAAACCTTCGGCTTCCAGCTGAACGGAAACTTCTTTCCGGAATTCTTCGATGTATTTTTCGCGGTTTTCTTTGGCAGATTTCAGCTGCTCGGAAATCTCATTGTAAACTTCGGGATTATTGAACTTTAGCGATAAATCTTCAAGCTCCGATTTAATATTATAAAGTCCGAGACGGTGCGCCAGCGGCGCGTAAATATAAACGGTTTCAGAGGCAATTTTTTTCTGTTTTTCGGGCGTCATGCTGTCCAGCGTGCGCATATTGTGCAAGCGGTCGGCAATTTTTATGAGAATAACGCGGAAATCTTCGGATAAAGTCAGTAATAATTTGCGGTAATTTTCAGATTGAATAGAAATATTCTGGTGGTTCATGACCGAAATTTTGGTCAAACCGTTTACGATATCAGCAATTTTTTTACCGAAGATTTTCTGTAAATCTTCGTAAGTGTAATCTGAATCTTCTATGACGTCGTGCAAAAGTGCGCAAGCGATTGAAGTTGCTCCGAGGCCAATTTCGTTGGCGACAATTTTAGCAACTTCAATCGGGTGATAAATATAGGGTTCACCAGTCTTGCGGCGCTGGTCTTTGTGCGCATCCAACGCAATATCAAAGGCTTTCCGGATGAGTTTATTTTGCTCCTCATCTAAGTTTCGGTACGTGTTCGTAATCAGATCCTTGTACCTCGCCAGAATTTCTTTGTTTTCCTGTTCTAAATCGTAAACCATTTATCCACTGCAATTAAGTTACGAAAATAAGAAAAAAATGGCGAGCACCTGCACGGATATCAAATTTAGTAAGGCTTTCACTCAAATTTCAAGTTTCAAAAATAAGCAGTGCCAAACTCGGTGTCAGAGCTTATTCCTTCGTGATAAATGTGGTGATGTGTTGCCGGTGCAGAATAAATTTGTGCTTTTGCCCGGATGGCAGCAAGTTTGTTCAAATAATCCAGTGAGCGTGCATCTTTGAACTTAATATTTTCAAAATAATGTTGCGCCAAACATTCGTGTCCGCAGAAAACACATTTTACTTTTTCTACTTTCTCCGGTTTTTTTGCTTTTACACTTACCACCAGGCTGTCGTCCTGTAAAATAAGGTTATCTTTAAAAAATAATTCCAAATTGAGTTTTTAATTCCTTTAGCAATCGGGTGGTCGTGCAAATACATGATGTAAGATGAATTTTTAACACCAGCGTTTTCTAAATCTAAGGCAATCATGGGTGCCAGGCTTTGGCTTCTGAATAAGCCGGTAATAATTGATGTCATTGTGTGATTAATTAGATTTTATATACAAAGTTTACATTTTAATTAAGGAAAATGCAACAAAAACGAGAAATATTTTTGTTTTTAACATTGTTTTTGGGGTGGTATAACTGTTTTTTAATGATGCTGAATTTTTAATTTCTTTATATTTGAAATAAAATTTTTATGAAGAGCCTCATTCCCGCTTTGCTTTTAATTTCTCAGCTGTCATTTTCGCAGACTATTTCGCAAAAATTAGACGAATCTACCCGGAAATTATTAAGCTCGGAGACAGCCTATTCAGCGAATCTTTCTTTTTACGTGGCCGAAGAAAATGGAACTCTGGTTTACGAATACAACGGCAACAAAGGCCTTTCGACGGCCTCGACACAGAAAATTTTCACTGCTGCCACAGCGCTGGAAACTTTGGGCAAAAATTTTCAATATACCACTACATTAAGTTACGACGGAAACTTAAGCGGAAACACTTTGAACGGTGATTTATATTTGACGTCAAACGGTGATCCTACTTTGGGAAGCTGGCGTTACGACGGTTACAAGCC encodes the following:
- a CDS encoding HipA family kinase, producing the protein MPDLKPRTVTVMRYILPLREGGSLPALAEADDDFKYVLKFRGAGHGVKMLISELLGGKIAQVLGLPLPELVFANLDVDFGRTEADEEIQDLLKFSEGLNLGLHFLSGAIAYDPSVKIDPLLASKIVWLDAYITNIDRTFKNTNLLMWHKELWVIDNGASLYFHHSWMNFEKHALSPFVYIKDHVLLSQATKLDEADEFAKSVLTDEILHEIVELIPLEWLDWNDTDNSPEQIKEVYYNFLKLRRDHSVNFLNEAKNARG
- a CDS encoding DUF3037 domain-containing protein, with the protein product MQEVKIYEYAVIRLVPKVEREEFFNIGLIMFSKKEKYIRFEFHLCPDKFRLMHSKLDYEDVQKNLENFKNVANGNAAGGEIAAFDIPERFRWLTAVRSSVIQTSRPHPGKTQDLDATFERLFEELVK
- a CDS encoding YihY/virulence factor BrkB family protein — translated: MDIKTPRFIIKIRDFLDEIHIPFLGISLLKMFEIYGEGVFKMQIGRSAASISWSFFLSLFPFILFLLSMLPYLPHYDKLQFYIFEVLMNNILPAHIQKDVTGYIQNFILPNIKNISNLTIIFAMIFAVNGTHSLINGFNIHTNLQRGVVKEYLVAFGITIAFILLIVVSLLGVYYSEVVLKLFTPEINISWLVDNMSRIIGFISFPVFYFILLGLFYWVGCLKIASFKQAIPGAILTTILFVVVTYFFAIYVRNFARYNVLYGSIGTIILVMIWVNINIILILLGNELNIAIKKVRVEKMIADEIYTNSLQITKEQMEINDDLEDHHHITVQ
- a CDS encoding RelA/SpoT family protein, with the protein product MVYDLEQENKEILARYKDLITNTYRNLDEEQNKLIRKAFDIALDAHKDQRRKTGEPYIYHPIEVAKIVANEIGLGATSIACALLHDVIEDSDYTYEDLQKIFGKKIADIVNGLTKISVMNHQNISIQSENYRKLLLTLSEDFRVILIKIADRLHNMRTLDSMTPEKQKKIASETVYIYAPLAHRLGLYNIKSELEDLSLKFNNPEVYNEISEQLKSAKENREKYIEEFRKEVSVQLEAEGLNVSIKGRAKAISSIYRKMLKQGVTFDEVFDNYAIRIIYKSDAKNEKFLAWKIYSIVTDLYHSNPHRMRDWISRPRSTGYESLHLTILGPDKRWIEVQIRSERMDDIAEKGVAAHYKYKEGFNQNQDEKNFETWVAEIREVLENQQSLSTTELLDDIKLNLYSKEVFVFTPKGEIKILPINSTALDFAFSVHSDLGTKCLGAKVNGKLVPISYVLKNGDQVDILSSQNQKPKADWLEFVVTSKAKSKIKAILNSEKNQLSEEGKEILQRKMRHAKINFNDEEINKMQKFFGLKSSQELFLKFQNGQLDISDVKKYTEGKGIFSNILQRFRKSPEKNTIYEETPATNLDMIVFGKDEEKMNYSFAKCCTVIPGDKIFGFITISDGIKVHNDNCPNAINLRAQYDYRVLPAKWVNEESFRNRIKIEIEGLDRMGMINDITAVISNNMNMDMKSMSIESNNGIFIGNINLEVKNRSQLDETFKQLKNINGVSRIKRL
- the nhaA gene encoding Na+/H+ antiporter NhaA is translated as MLITDYFKKFLNSSQSSGILLILCVLISLFIANSSAGEAFQNLLDTKIGTEIFHLNYPISIWINDGLMAVFFLLVGLEIKREIVEGELSNFKSASLPIIAAVGGMLVPALIYVLFNHGTEYAGGWAIPTATDIAFSLAILSMLGKRVPLSLKIFLAALAIVDDLGAILVIAIFYTDQINWMYLGLSALMVALLVVFNLLNKIRHFWYIIPGIFLWYFMHNSGIHATIAGVVLAFTIPTNKSVTVSSPLEEMEHKLHLPVNFLIMPIFALANTNIMFKSGMVDGLFSNFGYGIIFGLFFGKIIGINLFSWIFIKLKISTLPDQSSWSQMLGAGLLAGIGFTMSIFISLLSFKGHPEIQDEAKFAILVASVLSGFAGFSLLKYIGKKKEARAEAE
- a CDS encoding 23S rRNA (pseudouridine(1915)-N(3))-methyltransferase RlmH; this encodes MRINLVCMGKTADKEIAALLKYYENRLPKYWNFELTEIADVKNAKNLTPELLKKEEGKLFLNFIENSDYVVILDEKGAQWTSRQFAGKIDQWMSASIKKVVFIVGGAYGFSDEIYNRANEKISLSKMTFTHQMIRLFFLEQIYRADQILQGKPYHND
- a CDS encoding ABC1 kinase family protein; the encoded protein is MALENFDNYAKFFAFILKYYNSDVVKSTTETALGETAPTENSQDFSQKPEELVEDLKKMGPTFVKLGQLLSTRPDLLPDNYLKALANLQDDVETISYEEVEKIFEEEIGVSISKAFVEFNPEPLASASIGQVHRAVLHSGREVAVKIQRPGVRKNFISDLETLQKMADLAVNYSKGARKYALDNVVEELRFILLNELDYNKEAQNLLTLRENLKKFKNLLIPAPVKEYSSSKVLTMDYIEGKKITSLGNLKKVETDFTPIIDDLVEAYLQQIVVDGFAHADPHPGNIHLTPDNKVILMDLGMVAKFSPQMMEKIMMLMVSISKKDGDAMSDALLEMSDFDYDKTKIASFRKNINRLVLESTSTAAEDMETGRIVLQMNRIAANDEIKIAVELNILGKILLNLDQIIAVLTPKYDLQQAIRRFMEKMVNKRMKNELKPENLYGFLLDNKKLVENLPSRLNKITENLANNQLELKIQALDEKRLTDGFQKIANRITVGLIIAAMIIGAALLMRIPSAFTILGYGVLPFIFFLIAIGLGLFLVYNIMFKDESFKEPKK